One Brassica napus cultivar Da-Ae chromosome A1, Da-Ae, whole genome shotgun sequence genomic region harbors:
- the LOC106375622 gene encoding peroxidase 44, whose translation MKHSLCQLLVPKFIYKYACYGRSEYHHQNLEVTFIVERQRRAHHFEMRSITALFFLFCFLAPSALAQLRFGFYGRSCPRAESIVANVVANRFRRDRTITAALLRMQFHDCFVRGCDASLLIDPRPGRPSEKSTGPNASVRGYEIIDEAKRLLEAACPRTVSCSDIVTLATRDSVALAGGPRFSVPTGRRDGLRSSPNDVNLPGPTIPVAASIQLFAAQGMNANDMVTLIGGGHSVGVVHCSLIQDRLADPAMDRSLNARLRNTCRAPNDPSVFLDQRTPFIVDNAIYGEIRRQRGVMRIDQNMGLDRSTRGIVSSFAQNNALFRKRFAEAMVKMGTIKVLTGRSGEIRRNCRVFNNGR comes from the exons ATGAAGCATTCTCTTTGTCAACTTCTGGTCcccaaatttatatataaatatgcatGTTACGGGCGCTCAGAATATCATCACCAAAACTTGGAAGTAACATTCATCGTGGAGAGGCAAAGAAGAGCTCATCATTTCGAAATGAGGTCAATCACAgctttatttttccttttctgcTTCCTTGCTCCTTCTGCTTTGGCTCAGCTCCGATTTGGCTTCTACGGCCGATCATGCCCACGAGCAGAATCTATTGTTGCTAATGTTGTTGCCAACCGTTTCCGCCGTGACCGTACCATTACTGCAGCGTTGCTTCGTATGCAGTTTCATGATTGCTTTGTCAGG GGTTGTGATGCTTCCCTCTTGATCGACCCAAGACCCGGAAGGCCATCAGAGAAAAGCACTGGACCAAATGCAAGCGTGAGAGGCTACGAGATCATTGATGAGGCTAAGAGACTTCTCGAGGCTGCCTGCCCCCGAACTGTCTCATGCTCAGACATTGTAACTCTAGCCACTAGAGACTCGGTCGCATTAGCTGGTGGTCCAAGGTTCTCAGTACCAACAGGAAGACGTGATGGATTAAGGTCAAGCCCCAATGATGTGAACTTGCCCGGACCAACAATTCCCGTGGCCGCATCCATCCAACTATTTGCAGCACAAGGTATGAACGCGAACGACATGGTTACACTTATTGGTGGTGGCCACAGCGTTGGCGTTGTGCATTGTAGTCTTATCCAAGATAGACTCGCTGATCCCGCAATGGACCGCTCATTAAATGCTAG GTTGAGGAACACATGCCGTGCTCCAAATGACCCATCTGTGTTCTTGGACCAAAGGACTCCGTTCATTGTGGACAACGCTATCTACGGAGAGATCCGAAGACAGAGAGGAGTCATGAGGATTGATCAAAACATGGGTCTTGACAGATCAACCCGTGGAATTGTGTCGAGTTTTGCACAAAACAATGCACTCTTTAGAAAGAGATTTGCTGAAGCGATGGTGAAAATGGGAACCATTAAGGTTCTTACCGGACGTTCTGGAGAGATCAGAAGAAACTGCAGAGTCTTCAACAACGGACGTTGA